Proteins found in one Macaca nemestrina isolate mMacNem1 chromosome 4, mMacNem.hap1, whole genome shotgun sequence genomic segment:
- the LOC105474819 gene encoding olfactory receptor 2A14, with amino-acid sequence MEGNQTWITDITLLGFQVGSALEILLCGLFSVFYTLTLLGNGVIFGIICLDCKLHTPMYFFLSHLAIVDMSYASNNVPKMLTNLMNQKSTISFLPCIMQTFLYLAFAHIECLILVVMSYDHYVAICHPLSYNVLMSWRVCTVLAVASWVFSFLLALVHLVLILRLPFCGPHEINHFFCEILSVLKLACTDTWLNQVVIFAACVFILVGPLCLVLVSYSCILVAILRIQSGVGRRKAFSTCSSHLCVVGLFFGSAIVMYMAPNSHHPEEQQKDLSLFYSLFNPMLNPLIYSLRNAEVKGALRRALRKERLM; translated from the coding sequence ATGGAAGGCAACCAGACATGGATCACAGACATCAccctgctgggattccaggttGGTTCAGCACTGGAGATTCTCCTCTGTGGACTTTTCTCTGTCTTCTATACACTCACCCTGCTGGGAAATGGGGtcatctttgggattatctgccTGGACTGTAAGCTTCACACCCCCATGTACTTCTTCCTCTCACACCTGGCCATTGTTGACATGTCCTATGCTTCCAACAATGTCCCCAAGATGCTGACAAATCTTATGAACCAGAAAAGCACCATCTCCTTTTTGCCATGCATAATGCAGACATTCTTGTATTTGGCTTTTGCTCACATAGAATGCCTGATTTTGGTGGTGATGTCCTATGATCACTATGTGGCCATCTGCCACCCCCTAAGTTACAACGTCCTCATGAGCTGGAGAGTGTGCACTGTCCTGGCTGTGGCTTCCTGGGTGTTCAGCTTCCTCCTGGCTCTGGTCCATTTAGTTCTCATCCTGAGGCTGCCCTTCTGTGGGCCTCATGAAATCAACCACTTCTtctgtgaaatcctgtctgtccTCAAGTTGGCCTGTACTGACACCTGGCTCAACCAGGTGGTCATCTTTGCAGCCTGTGTGTTCATCCTGGTGGGGCCACTCTGCCTGGTGCTGGTCTCCTACTCATGCATCCTGGTGGCCATCCTGAGGATCCAGTCTGGGGTGGGCCGCAGAAAGGCCTTCTCTAcctgctcctcccacctctgtgTGGTGGGACTCTTCTTTGGCAGTGCCATTGTCATGTACATGGCCCCAAATTCCCACCATCCTGAGGAGCAGCAGAAAGATCTTTCCCTGTTTTACAGCCTTTTCAACCCAATGCTGAACCCCCTGATATACAGCCTGAGGAATGCAGAGGTCAAGGGAGCCCTGAGGAGGGCACTGAGGAAGGAGAGACTGATGTGA